One part of the Raphanus sativus cultivar WK10039 chromosome 7, ASM80110v3, whole genome shotgun sequence genome encodes these proteins:
- the LOC108814595 gene encoding uncharacterized protein LOC108814595 codes for MGLISKEEISKTRRYSSSLWRCIKTIFVLFTMFLSFILFSAPIFLSVADAVLPSIILSSFSSLLRLSPATVSSHISNYDFRYSLIDIPLISIIRSVIILCVYGLCDGPKLSKGPYLTITTICSILSLFYVSFKAAVVFAEPVIRDGGGGGRFRIEEAALFVCSWVLAIGHIVVAYRTSCRERRKLLVFKIDIESVSACKNVFPRYQKILLQERPK; via the exons atgggTCTGATTAGCAAAGAAGAGATCAGCAAAACAAGAAGATACTCATCTTCTCTTTGGAGATGCATCAAGACCATCTTCGTTCTCTTCACTATGTTCCTCTCTTTCATCCTCTTCTCTGCTCCTATCTTCCTCTCCGTCGCAGACGCCGTCCTCCCCTCTATCATCCTCTCTTCCTTCTCATCTCTCCTTCGTCTTTCTCCGGCGACTGTTTCTTCTCATATAAGCAACTACGATTTCAGATACTCCCTCATCGATATTCCACTCATCTCCATCATTAGATCTGTCATAATACTCT GTGTTTACGGGCTCTGCGACGGACCGAAGCTATCAAAGGGTCCATATCTGACAATAACTACGATCTGCTCGATTTTGTCATTGTTCTACGTGTCTTTTAAGGCAGCTGTTGTGTTTGCCGAGCCAGTGATCAGAGACGGCGGAGGCGGAGGAAGGTTCAGAATAGAGGAAGCGGCTCTGTTTGTGTGTTCGTGGGTCTTAGCCATCGGTCATATCGTTGTGGCCTATAGAACGAGTtgtagagagagaagaaagCTTTTAGTCTTCAAGATCGACATCGAATCC GTTTCAGCTTGTAAAAATGTGTTTCCCAGATACCAGAAGATCCTTCTACAAGAGAGACCCAAATAG